In Oryza sativa Japonica Group chromosome 3, ASM3414082v1, one DNA window encodes the following:
- the LOC107276346 gene encoding uncharacterized protein: MAGADGLLPGLRFDPSDDELVSRYLLRRIQQKPLPLDGVIVDADPLSVPPWTLLADHTRGDEAFFFAEARAKNGKGKRQKRTVEGGGFWQGQRMAVDGERLVVPGDDGGGGGDEGLEITWRKYVLSFFAEGERGSSGWVMHEYAVTSPADLASSQLRLYRVRFSGHGKKRKREPQCLDSHDDDDGGDQESATHRRAVAETTLFDGYVPRPAADGTDQGTYGVIDGESSLASHCLPDQIVPPAEEADATAGVENPLLDEERWSPPQPALVKQNSYDLMAISSLLFSDLPDRIDDDDLSVSQTEGTELSEQGSSGVIDDDYWRVFHGLSDLIALPAEEADATGGAEREEIALLDEERCPQPQPAPPTAALVPPLQGQSSYDLMADSSLLFADLPGSIDDDELQRSLRASDMPDQFLAQTEEAGAGGGGGAAAALNKQSNSSPLGVEVPMALSDLESPESMPLSDLEFPESIDEVLSYIDFTTDDTSCLDFDMDELFSDMPAD; encoded by the coding sequence ATGGCGGGCGCGGATGGGCTCCTTCCCGGCCTCAGGTTCGACCCTAGCGACGACGAGCTCGTCTCCCGCTACCTTCTCCGGCGCATCCAGCAGAAGCCCCTCCCGCTCGACGGCGTCATCGTGGATGCCGATCCCCTGAGCGTGCCGCCATGGACGCTTCTCGCGGATCACACCCGAGGCGACGAGGCCTTCTTCTTCGCGGAGGCACGCGCCAAGAATGGCAAGGGCAAGCGACAGAAGCGAACCGTGGAGGGCGGAGGGTTCTGGCAGGGGCAGAGGATGGCCGTGGATGGCGAGCGGCTGGTCGTCCCAGGCgacgatggaggcggcggcggcgacgaaggcctgGAGATCACGTGGCGCAAGTATGTGTTGAGCTTCTTCGCCGAGGGTGAACGGGGCAGCTCGGGCTGGGTTATGCACGAGTACGCCGTGACGTCGCCGGCTGACCTCGCCTCGTCGCAGCTCCGGCTGTACCGCGTCAGGTTCAGCGGCCACGGCAAGAAGCGCAAGAGGGAGCCGCAGTGTCTGGACtcccacgacgacgacgacggcggggatCAAGAAAGCGCGACTCACCGGCGCGCCGTGGCTGAGACCACTCTGTTCGACGGATACGTGCCTCGTCCTGCAGCCGACGGCACCGACCAGGGCACCTATGGCGTGATCGACGGCGAATCTTCGCTGGCGTCACATTGTCTTCCCGATCAGATCGTTCCCCCAGCAGAAGAAGCTGATGCCACTGCTGGTGTAGAGAATCCTCTGCTCGATGAGGAGCGCTGGTCACCACCACAGCCCGCTCTGGTGAAGCAGAACTCCTACGACCTAATGGCCATTTCGTCACTGCTGTTTTCTGATCTTCCCGACAGAATCGATGACGATGACCTGTCTGTGTCGCAAACAGAGGGCACCGAGCTGTCCGAGCAGGGCTCCTCCGGCGTGATCGACGACGATTATTGGCGGGTGTTCCATGGACTTTCCGACCTGATCGCGCTGCCAGCAGAGGAAGCCGATGCCACCGGTGGTGCAGAGAGAGAAGAGATCGCTCTGCTCGACGAGGAGCGCTGCCCGCAACCACAGCCCGCTCCTCCTACTGCAGCTCTAGTGCCACCACTGCAGGGCCAGAGCTCCTACGACTTGATGGCTGATTCGTCACTGTTATTTGCTGATCTTCCTGGGAGCATCGATGACGATGAGCTGCAGCGATCTCTGCGTGCGTCGGACATGCCTGACCAGTTCTTGGCGCAGACAGAGGAAGCcggtgccggtggtggtggtggcgcagcGGCAGCGCTGAACAAGCAGAGCAACTCCTCACCGTTGGGCGTCGAGGTGCCGATGGCGTTGTCTGATCTTGAGTCCCCAGAGAGCATGCCTTTGTCTGATCTAGAGTTCCCAGAGAGCATCGATGAAGTGCTTAGTTACATTGACTTCACCACGGATGATACGAGCTGCCTCGATTTCGACATGGACGAGCTGTTTTCCGACATGCCAGCAGACTAG